One Vitis vinifera cultivar Pinot Noir 40024 chromosome 15, ASM3070453v1 genomic window, CAATATTTGGAGGGTAAGAAACTTTGAGCCATAAGAGCGAGACCGGTTTCAACAAGATGGCGAATTTTCCTCTCTACTcttccattttgctggggtgtatgAGGACATGAAAACTGATGGAGAATACCATGACCTTCAAGGTAAGGTTTGAAGGCCAAGAATTCTCCACCATTGTCAGACTGAATGCATTTAATGGTGGTATGTAACTGGTTTTCTACCATCTTGCGGAAGGTAATAAAAGAGTGGAGAGCCTGGTCCTTGGTGGAAAGGAAATAAATCCAAGTATGCCtggaatagtcatcaatgaaaataagaaagtaGCGGGCTCCTGTTATAGAGATAGAAGGAGTAGGTCCCCACTAGTCAGTGTGAATGAGGGCTAAGGGGTGAGAGGCATGAGAAGATGACAAAGAATGAGGTAAGGAATGAGACTTAGCCAATGGACAAATGATACAtggatcaattttattaatctgTAACGTAACAGAAGGATTACAAGAGGCTAAAGCCTTAGAAAGAATAGGAGCTGCTGGGTGTCCAAGACAGGAATGCCAAATTGCACCATCAGAAAAGGAGCTTGTGGTCACAAACGCACGAGGAGGAGATGAGGAGGAGAACTCATACAGACCGTCCCTAAGCCAGCCCTTGAGAAGAATCTTCTTGGTGACCTGATCCTTGACAAAGAAATAAGAGAAATGAAACTCAAAGAAAACAGCATTATCCATGCAGAATTTGGAGACACTGATGAGATTGGTGGAAAGATGAGGTACATGAAGAACTTGATTTAAGGAAAAGGtcttggaaggaaagaaaaaggactTGGTACCTGTGTGAAGAATGGGTAACGAATTGCCATCACCAATTGTGACTTGATTAGTACCTGAATATGGCTGAACACAAGAGAGAGTTTGAACAGAATGACTAAGGTGGTGAGTTGCACCAGTGTCAAAGAACCAAGAATCTTGATGATTTGGTGCGGCAGCAAGCATGGAATGAGAAAAAGAAGCCTGTGCAGGTGGAACACTATTGTTGCCTTGATAGTTGATGTCAAAACGGTGATAGCATTTGATAACCGTATGACCGAACTTGCCACACAATTGGCATTGAGGATGTGTAGATAGATGATGTGGTTTGTTATGAGCAGAGGGTATTGGGTGATGGTTTCTTGGTTGCTGAGGGTGGAATCTTGTTGGAGGTCTGTTAGAAGAAGATGAGACTTGGTGCTGAGGTCTTGACGGATGATGATAATGACGGGGTTGATGAGGTCTGGATGGTTGTCTGGATGGAATAGAAGGCATATGGGCAGAGGCAAAAGGAAGATCTGTAGGGGACGAATGCTGGAGATGTAA contains:
- the LOC109124036 gene encoding retrovirus-related Pol polyprotein from transposon RE1; its protein translation is MGPIKLDRNNYILWKTQMENVVYANGFEEYIEGTKSCPPKELPTGDLNPDFVQWRRFDRMVLSWMYSTLNPDIMGQIVGFQTSHEAWMALHKIFSASSKARIMQLRLEFQTTKKGGDSMLDYILKMKTISDNLAAVGEPVKDRDHILQLLGGLGPDYNSIVASLTAREDDLSLHSVHNILLTHEQRLHLQHSSPTDLPFASAHMPSIPSRQPSRPHQPRHYHHPSRPQHQVSSSSNRPPTRFHPQQPRNHHPIPSAHNKPHHLSTHPQCQLCGKFGHTVIKCYHRFDINYQGNNSVPPAQASFSHSMLAAAPNHQDSWFFDTGATHHLSHSVQTLSCVQPYSGTNQVTIGDGNSLPILHTGTKSFFFPSKTFSLNQVLHVPHLSTNLISVSKFCMDNAVFFEFHFSYFFVKDQVTKKILLKGWLRDGLYEFSSSSPPRAFVTTSSFSDGAIWHSCLGHPAAPILSKALASCNPSVTLQINKIDPCIICPLAKSHSLPHSLSSSHASHPLALIHTD